The Deinococcus radiotolerans DNA window CCATGCCGAGTCCCAGGGTGTCGACGAGCAGGTGACGCTTCCGGCCACTGACCTTCTTGCCACCGTCATAGCCGCGAGGTCCACCGGCTTCGGTCGTTTTCACCGATTGGCTGTCGATGATCGCGGCACTGGGGGTCGCTGCGCGACCCTCACGCTGACGGACCAACTGCCGAAGGACCGTGTGGAGTGGCTCCCAAACGCCATGACGTCGCAACAGACGGTGATCGTGAGAGTCGTCTGCCAGGGGGGGCAGTCGTGCGGCATCTCTCGCCAAGTAATCCCGCTTCTCAGCACGTAAAAGATCCCGTCCAGGATCTCTCGCAGCGACCACTTCCGTGGA harbors:
- a CDS encoding transposase, encoding MTRSAYPNDRTDAEWNVHFPLPQASPLGRPRKWSLREILDGIFYVLRSGITWREMPHDCPPWQTTLTITVCCDVMAFGSHSTRSFGSWSVSVRVAQRPPVPRSSTANR